One genomic window of Pirellulales bacterium includes the following:
- the rbsK gene encoding ribokinase: protein MAAPAVLVLGSINTDLVLRGARLPRPGETVLGGQFYQAGGGKGANQAVAAARAAREPVLFIAAVGDDLFGRESLARLAQENLDCRLIKTVPSQPSGVALILVDAEGQNMIGVASGANLNLVPADVDRVPDEVFRSARVLLASLESPLDTVAHGLARARQAGLLTVLNPAPAAREILDMNLLRQVDVLTPNEVEAATLSGIEFVDEQGIDAAQALAAARKLQALGCRAVIITLGAEGVLVVEDDPLRIPAAQVRAIDATAAGDAFSGALCVALSEGRTLVEAAHWATRAAALSVSRAGAQPSLATRDEIEQFSP, encoded by the coding sequence ATGGCAGCACCGGCAGTCCTTGTCCTCGGTTCGATCAATACCGATCTCGTCCTGCGCGGCGCGCGGCTTCCTCGACCAGGCGAAACGGTGCTCGGCGGCCAGTTCTATCAGGCCGGTGGTGGCAAAGGGGCGAATCAGGCCGTGGCGGCGGCGCGCGCGGCGCGCGAACCCGTGCTCTTCATCGCCGCCGTGGGAGACGATCTCTTCGGCCGTGAATCGCTCGCGCGTCTCGCCCAAGAGAATCTCGATTGCCGCTTGATCAAGACCGTGCCTTCGCAACCGTCGGGCGTGGCGCTGATCCTGGTGGATGCGGAGGGGCAAAACATGATCGGCGTGGCCTCGGGCGCAAACTTGAATCTCGTACCGGCCGACGTCGATCGCGTGCCGGATGAGGTCTTTCGTTCGGCGCGTGTCTTGCTCGCCAGTCTCGAATCGCCGCTAGACACGGTCGCGCATGGCCTCGCACGCGCCCGGCAAGCAGGTCTGCTCACGGTGCTCAATCCGGCCCCCGCGGCGCGCGAGATCCTCGACATGAATCTCCTGCGCCAAGTCGATGTGCTGACGCCCAACGAGGTCGAAGCCGCGACGCTTTCCGGCATCGAATTCGTGGACGAGCAAGGTATCGATGCCGCGCAAGCCCTGGCGGCCGCGCGCAAGTTGCAAGCGCTCGGTTGTCGCGCGGTGATTATCACGCTCGGCGCGGAGGGCGTCCTCGTGGTCGAAGACGACCCCCTCCGCATTCCCGCGGCCCAGGTGCGGGCCATCGATGCGACGGCCGCGGGAGACGCCTTCAGCGGCGCCCTCTGCGTCGCGCTGTCCGAGGGGCGCACGCTCGTCGAGGCCGCACACTGGGCGACGCGTGCGGCCGCCCTCTCGGTCAGCCGTGCCGGAGCGCAGCCCTCGCTCGCCACGCGGG